The DNA sequence TTCCTTTTTTTACTTGTTTTTATTTTTGTTGCTTTTCATTTACTTGTTTTTTATTTCATATCCCTTTTTTATTGCTCTATTTTTCAAGTCACTATTATATTAAAATATTTCTATCCAAAGAATTTGTGCATTATTTTTTTTTGAATTATTTTCAATGAAATGTTTTTTATTAGAAGTAAAGAAAAAACATTCACCTTTTTTAGCATGATACTTATGTTCATCAAGATTAATTATAATTTTACCTTCAATAACATAACCAAATTCATAACCTTCATGATAATTTTCAACTTCTGTAGAAGATATAGGATTTAACTCAATCAATGAAGGTTCTATTTTTTTAGGATCTGTTGCAGTCATTAATAATTCTTCTTTTATTCCTTCAGGAGTATCATAAATAGGAATTCTTTCTTCTTTTGTATAAACAACTTTTTCTTTTTCATTCATAGATGAAAAAAATTCTACAAGATCAGTACCAAGAGCCCTCAAGATCAATTCAAGATTTTCTATAGTAGGAGAAGTTAAATTTCTTTCAATTTGAGATATAAAGCCTCTTGTTAAATCAGATCTAACGGCTAATTCTTCTTGAGTCATATTTTGCATTATTCTCAAGCTTTTAACTTTCTTACCTATATTCATAAAAGCCCTCCAAAAGAT is a window from the Oceanotoga teriensis genome containing:
- a CDS encoding helix-turn-helix domain-containing protein, which encodes MNIGKKVKSLRIMQNMTQEELAVRSDLTRGFISQIERNLTSPTIENLELILRALGTDLVEFFSSMNEKEKVVYTKEERIPIYDTPEGIKEELLMTATDPKKIEPSLIELNPISSTEVENYHEGYEFGYVIEGKIIINLDEHKYHAKKGECFFFTSNKKHFIENNSKKNNAQILWIEIF